Genomic window (Magnolia sinica isolate HGM2019 chromosome 10, MsV1, whole genome shotgun sequence):
ctataatgtatatttgccattcaacctgttgataaggtcaaccaaacttggatgaagggaaaaacaaatagcagcttgatccaaaacttttgtggcccacaaggtgTTAAtggcaatcaccactgtttcctatggtgtggtccacctgagatttggatctgcttcatgttcggactcatgccctacaatgatattgaaaaatagatggacggcgtggatatacaatccatcaaggtgggccccatggtaagggcagcaccatcttgggtgaggctggggccaCACCTTATCCGCTCCCCATCTTTGCCTCCTCTCTTCATCATCTCTTCTCCTTTCATCCATCCATCAAGCTCTTCATCATCTCTTCTCTGTTCGTCCATCcatcaagctctctctctctctctctctgaagatcAGATTTAGCCTATTTGGATGACAGatctgggtcgttcatcatgttggccccacttggtctatgctatggcccaaaaatctggaaAGAcgtttcatcaagtgggccacaaggtcGTTCAAGTTGAAAATgaaagcttaccattgaaaacttccggagtgtcacggaagttttggatcaagatgatatttgtgttttcccataatctaggtctgtgtgaccttatgaacaggttggatggcaaatgaacatcatggtggggcctaggaaggtttcaacagtgggtgtcattgtctCCAATGCTTTCtgaggtatggtccacttgagctttggatctacctaatttttgggctcataacctaaaatgatctatcaaaatggatggacggtgtggctataacacatacattatggtggggcccatagtactTTGCCATGTCAACATAGTACCGACCCCTTGGTGTGTctgagtccatatttacattcaAGTAATTAAGCGACATCATTAATGAtgggtatttttgttattttacggAAAAAGATCCCTTTGACAATTATCTTGATTAATGAGTTAGCTTAATGAAAAGTTAATTTTAAAATGTACCAGGATGTAAATACGGTATTAATGAGgtagtattttgtaaaattccctattttttttatttattgaagtaGCTTCAGTGGAACTATTCAAAAGAAGAATCATTTCTAAGATTATCAGTTGGGCTCTAACTAGGTTTTAGTTCCAGGGGATCTGTTCAGACCAACCTCCTTCAGTGTGAAGCTCAAACTTTGGTTTGTGCTCTCTGGGAAAACCTAGGTCCCTCCATGGTTGGTTTCTTGAGAAATGAAATTGGGGAGGTTGTGATGGCTTCTTTTTGTCTTTGTTGAGATGGGTCAGAGACTCAAAAGCATCATCTTTAcatcctcctactctaggaagTTGCTTGCAAAGGTGCCTTGGAATGCCATTCAGTGAGTTATGGCTTCCGGGGCTGTGGAGGCTCCATGGTTTGATGCATTGTCTCTATGTACTGGTTTCGCCCTTGAACAATATGGCTGTATCAGTCCGAAACAGCCCAATAAAGGAGCAATATGGTATACCAAAACCAATTTGCAAATCTTGGGAGGCTCACATCTATTAAACTTTTTAAGTTGCCAGACTGGGAGCTGTGTTCTGTTGTTCTGATGGATGCAAATGAAGTGGCCAGTAGAGCTGCTAAAGAGTGGGTGATGAAAGGGCTTTTCAGTATTGGTGCCTTTTGTGTACTTGTCATGGTGTTTCCTTTGTGTTTTGAACAAAATTTTAGTTACCTTTCAGAAGAATATTTGGGTGTTTTGTTTGCGTTAATCTCAATTGAAGAGACATCGTGTGGCTTTATTTTATCGGAGCTTAGTGAAAGCACAAGGCTGTGTTTGGAAGTAGAAGTGAATTGGAACTGTGAACATTTTAGTTTATGATTCTGCTAACGTATCCACCATGGTGATGCAAGCAACACCCCCAAACCTTTTGAGTGACACATGAGCCGCCCAATGATCAATTTGAACCAGCCATTCTTTCATATTACTAGggacaagccatggtgcaaaaattatGCTAATAGGATGATCCTAAGCATCCTATtagtagcatggaaaatggacagtcaagattgagcaCATAAACttaataggtccaatcatcatcatcttgaaccaTCTATCCCATAGATCCTACTTTGTATTGCTTATAATTCCAAAGTGGCACTtttgtttgatgattctaaccatgcgaTCTATGGCTCATAAAAGCAAAACTATTGTAACAAAATTGGTCTCATTCACAGGGCCATAAGGTAGGATCATCCTATCGGCGTGAATCTTGCTTCATGGCTTGCTCCAAATAGTACTATCGAATGTACTGTCCGAATTGATGATTATTGGCCATCCAATGTGTCGTTTAAAAGCTTTAGGGATGTTGTTAACATCCCCACGAAGGTGGAGACATTAGCAAAACCcttcagtttaatcaagaggtAATGAGGAAGTACCTGCATTCATTTCCACCTTGAAAGCAATGTAACTTGATTCGGAACCCTGCATCGCAATATGAATGTCAAGTAATGCTTGGTTACTCCTGCTTAATTGcactaataattgcaattcaactTGATAATTCATCCAAACGCATCATGATATACAAAATTAAACGATTTTAATTACAGGGCATGTCAAGTGCCTGCATTGTTTGCCTGTACTTGTGTTGAGTTACACAATCTGTTCTTATCTTCATTTTGTATCTCCGCATTTGTTTCAAGCTGTCACTGGTTTCTTGCAAATGTTGCCATCTGATCATCCTTCTCTATATCAGAGTGCGATCGTTTGTATGATTTGGtttctgtattttcttttatcagTGGCAGTTTTCGAGTCTTTCTTTGATATTTTATCTGAACTTCAAACTTACAGTCAGACGGCATGATTTGGAGCAGGTTATTGACTACTCTAACACAGGCACTGCAGAGCTCAGGCGTAGATCTGTCACAAGCTAGTATCTCCGTGCAGATTGATCTTGGGAAACGGGCAATTACGAGACCGTCCACCACTaaggtattattattattcttttgggATTGCAAGCTCATGAGAACACCTGACCATGGATTGTATGGCCTGTCTGGAAACAAAATTCACAGAATATATGGAGAGGCTTGGGATTAGATTAACTGGTGCATTTGCCACCATTTTCGAAATGGCAGCGGTGCATCCatcacacatggcatacatgtacaTTGACCCGATCATCCATCCGACTTGTGGGTTCCATTATGGGAAGAGCTTATCCTAGAAATTACATTTTAGAGAGCCGACTTTGAAGCACATACCATTTTCCTTTTTAACTCTCATTTGATCATCATTggctggatggttaggatcttctgatTAGTGCGGTTTTTGGAATATGCTGTATTCACAATAGGGTATTTGATTTTGAAAGGTCTGCAATGACATATGTATGCGGTGCGTACGGTGGTTGAGCCATGGTGCAAATCAGTTTCGGTGTACCATAACAGTCACCAATGATACTGGATATACTGATACGCcccattttctttttctaagaaaaaaatccattaaaaaaaatgttagaTAAATAGGAGAGAATGGGAAGACCTATTCCTATAAGCCTAAcaacaaatctaaaaaagaaatctccaaaaaatcagcaatatattttgaatttaaaataaataaaattttaaacccACTAAAGAGTGGGTCTACTCCTATAACCTTGACAGCTAATCTATACAAGAGAacgccaaaaaaaataaaataataataataataataataaaattcgtctctatttcttttttcttttttaatttacgGGATTTTCTAGCATTTTCAAGAAATGCACGTAAACATTTATGATTTCAAATAGAAAAATCATAGATGTACAAAAATGAAAGCACTATACAAGATATGTAACAATATATCCATAAAAGATTGCCAGAAATGTCCTTGTTTTTTAATACTTCCGGAAACCCCCAAAAAGCACTGTTGAAAAGAATAATCTTGGAAtttttatgggttttttttttggctgatTTTCTCATTAAAATCAAACTCAAACACTAGATCTGTACCAGGTGAGTTGATAGAGGCAAGAGCGATTGCTGCTGATTTTTACAGGGATTTGGCATACATGCGTGCTGACTCATATCGTCCATGGATAATACCATTATCTATCAGATGATATGTAATGGTATCATCCGATAAATCAAACCATGGGATGAGCCCTCATATAGTAGTAAAAGCCCAAGTCCTTGCACCTTGTTGTTCGACGAGCTTTTGAGTTCTTTGTTATCATCATTTGATTGTTCATCTTCTCTTCATTCACTTTCTCTAGGATCACGAGGACCCTTCATCTAGTAACAGGTTGATGTCACACTCGAGGGTGGCGAGCAGCGGTGAGGATTCAGACCAAGCTCAAAAGAGGCTCAAGATGGATAACAGTTAGTGATGCAATGCTCTTTgatatttattatattttctgTTGTTGCCAGTTGATGTACTATCCATTCAGTGTACATGCTGCTTCCACGGTTTGTTCGCAAACCATTACGAATTCTTTATTGCAGTTTTCCTTTTCCTACTCTTAGGAGGCTTCCATGAAAATTTGAGAAGCTGCTTTTTCTTTCAAGGCTTCCATTGTGTGAGAAGTTTCCTATCTCTATttgttctcttttctttttctttttctttttttttcttttttttttttaatttcttttttacttctttGTTACAAAATTCCTTGTCTGTAAAGAAGATTGTTTACTAATACTCTGTCGTGCCAATCACGAAATCTTGTGATACCGTCGGTTTCTTTGATTCTCTCATCGCATATTTGTGATTAGTTACAATGGCTGCAGTTGGAGCTTCCTTCATTGTGGCTGATGGCTGCTGCTCTGCCTGATTGCAATTGCTGTTTAGGATGGAAGAAGCAAGAAAATGGGAATCTGCCTAAGGTTGTACCTGTTTTTCTGACCCACATCCCAAATGATTAGGTTgcgtttgggtgccacttaagaGTTCTCATTTTAGGTAATGTCAATTACGAATTAGAGATCATAGTTTTTTATAACTCGTTGGTTATACTTTTAATCTCCACCaaaaaatgtttttattttttattttttaagtggcacccagaCAGGCCCATAGACTGTTTGGATGTACAATCGGATTGAATTACAGTCGGCTCAGGTCAATGAAGAGAGAATGGATGAAATGGTGCCGGAATGCAATTCCCATTGCTTGGGTCCGGCTTGAAATGTACAAATTTTCAGTTGGGAGTTTGGTTGACATGATGAATTTGGATGGCCTGCCCAACCGCATTTCAGTCATTTTTAGCTACAAGGAATTGATTGCATTCAATTAGATTTTTTATCTTAATGGACGCCCAAACAGATTCTCAATTCTCCTGTTGAGGATGGTATGCATTAGTATTTGAATACCTGGATGTTCAAATTCCCAAACCCAgaccctttagggcctgtttggatgcagtTTCTCAAATGGGTGtcagtttttttttgttttttttattttgtcaGTTTGGTTTGTGCTTGAGGGTGTTCCGGTGCCTATTTCGTTGAGCGGGTGATGAGATAAGGTTGTAAAGTGCATCTAAATGCACAACATCAAGTGCCAAATTGACCCAAATGCCATTTAAGCCGCCCTTCAAAGGGTGCATCCAAACGGCCTCGTGCATTTTGCTCCAAATGGTGTTATGAAGCTGTGGTGTATTTGCCTAGATTCCATTGTGTGGATTGGGATCAATCAGATGCTAACCTAAGATTCTGTTGATGGTTTTGGTGGGAAATCATCTAGAGCGACgatgatgagtgggccacccTAGTTTTCGCCCCAAATGATCTTTATATGTGGTCGGCCTTTTGCACGGATGGGATGCATTACACAAGTTTGGTGGAATAGGTGTATGTGAATTTCGAATAAAAACACTGCATGCGAGCATGAGGTTCGGTACAGTGTCTAATACTGATGTGTAGTCATtatatgtggggccaccttgatgggtgttacccttaccattaaaaacttcctaaggcccgacctaatgtttatctgccatccaacctgttgataatgtcaaacaGATCTGGATGGAGGTAAAATACAAAGATTgggtttatccaaaactttttgtggcccacaaaaagttttaaatggacTTTCACCACTGTTCCCAGTGGTGTGGtgcatctgagatttggatcaaaatcACTTCACTCGGTGTGATCCACATACATCAGGTGTAATTGAAAGTAGGAAAAGGAGAGTATGATAGATCTACAGACTTTAAAAAAGAACCAATGGAAAAAGAAACAAGAAGTGAAGAAAACAGAGTGGTTGTGAATGAAACTGAAAAGCATATGGCCTTAGTGAGATGGTAATCCAAGAGATATGCATGCAAATTGATGCTGATTTTTGAATCTTGCTTTCTAGTTGCCAAAGGAAGCGTTGAGATCCCCTCTTTGTATTGGGGCTTAGTATGCAAAAACATATGCATATGCTGCTTTCTTGGTATTAGCAGATGAGTGTATATTTTGCTAATTTACACGCCATGTTCTGCTTTTGAACTGTGCATTCTGTTGGATGTCCTTTCCCGCGGGTAGCCTTTAATTCATCCttccaaatttcagattcctGTGAAGGTTGCTCTCAAGAgccaaaccaaaacccgactgATTGGGCCAAACTGCCCTGGTATTATCATACCTGGAGAATGCAAAATCGGAATTATGCCTGGGTATATTCACAAGCATGGGCGTGTAGGAATTGTTTCTCGGTCCGGCACCTTGACTTATGAAGCGgtatggtttaatttgagttgaagCCTTTGATTTTTCGGGAACTTATTTGGGGAATgtgattggattttatttttttttcttttttctttcatacaAGGCAGGTTTTCCAAACCATGAGGTGGTCAAATTTTGTGGATGCATTTACCAATTACTTGAGTTGGCAGTCTGCACCATTAATTAAATACCTCATTGCCAATAAAACAGCTATTATACAGCAAGGAAGAATATTCTATTATAGAATTTTGAACAGGAGATTACTACACGGTTGCCTCATCTGTAGGACACCTGAACCTCAATCCAAACCGACTATTCCATTGCCAACTTCCTTATTGGAAATCTGTCTTATACAAGACGAAATGATTGAGATTAGTCGGTTAACGATAAGAAGCCGAGCATTTGATCATTTTCATAGAAGGAAAATGGAAGAACGGGAAAAGCCAAAGGAAAAAAGTATCGACGGTATTGAATGACAAAAGCAACCTCTCACACCCAATTAGTAACAGGAGACTTGGCGTTGTTAGGTTCTAGCACTCTGCAAGTACACCATTTAATGTCCAACAAAGATATAGAGTTACCTAGTTACCAATGTATATAGACCATTCATTGTTTGATCAAACCAATAGCTGAGACCAACACCAGGTCGTCCCAGAAGAAACTCAATATCTGTACCTAGTTGGTTAATCCTTTGGTGCAAAGACCAGACCTCATCCCCTCCTTACTCCCCTCCTTTCTCCCCTCCTTGCTCCCCTGTAGACAGTCTCGATGATGTCAATAAACTCCTGCTTGTCATTGAGAACCCAGTTGATCTTGTTGTTGTTTCCAGTGCCCAAGTCAAACATCATGTACTCGTTGCGGAAGAAGAACATGACAGTCAAGGGGTCGTACAGCTCAAACATGGTGTTGAAGTCGGGCACCTCGGTGATATCCACCAGGTAAATGACAGCAAAGTTCTTTATAGTCTCTGCAACTGAAGCCAGCACCTCATCCATCTACATACAGACCAAAAGTGAAATCAATCCCATCACAATCACAAAAAGAgttatccatttgttttgctaacACATTCAGGTACATACAGACCAAAAGTGAAATCAATCCCATCACAATCACAAAAAGAGTTATGCATTTGTTTTGCTAACACATTCAGGTACAAAAGCATTGTAAAAGACACATTATTTGCTTTGCATTGTCAATGTATGCCCTCCACATTATGAAAAAATACATTATTTTGCTTTGCATTGTCAATGTATGCCTTCACATtatgaaattcatttttttcctatgatg
Coding sequences:
- the LOC131258121 gene encoding thioredoxin-like protein YLS8, with translation MDEVLASVAETIKNFAVIYLVDITEVPDFNTMFELYDPLTVMFFFRNEYMMFDLGTGNNNKINWVLNDKQEFIDIIETVYRGARRGERRGVRRG